From Pirellulales bacterium, the proteins below share one genomic window:
- a CDS encoding MFS transporter: MSQPAKAIRIDLFNFSTPQMRAFHLAWMAFFVCFFAWFGIAPLMSIVREELQLTKSQVGWCLIGSVAITIISRLFIGWLCDRIGPRLCYTGLLIVGSLPVFGIALANDFESFLFFRVLIGVIGASFVITQYHTSAMFADNCVGTANATTAGWGNLGGGVTQFAMPMILATFVGVLGLSNAAGWRLSMVVAGALCMAMGVAYFYLTQDTPAGNLRDLRANGQLPESKKSAGSFAAACRDPRVWILAALYGACFGLELTVKNVAALYFVDSFETLRRLDPLDAARYAGLIVGLYGSMNFFARTLGGWIGDRSGNRWGWDGRVRWLFVAIFCEGVILILFSQTRSLAAAIPALVVFALFVQMSCGATFSIVPFVLPRAVGSVSGIVGAGGNLAAVGAGFLFKSENLDWSTAFLLLGAAVTLCSFLSFRLNLGWNSALAESSPLAREPRLRLGEPSIPALQDT, encoded by the coding sequence ATGTCGCAGCCTGCCAAGGCCATCCGTATCGATCTGTTCAACTTTTCCACGCCGCAGATGCGTGCCTTTCATCTGGCGTGGATGGCCTTCTTCGTCTGCTTCTTTGCCTGGTTCGGCATCGCTCCGCTGATGTCGATCGTGCGTGAGGAATTGCAACTCACCAAGTCGCAAGTGGGCTGGTGCCTGATCGGGTCGGTGGCCATCACGATTATCTCCCGGCTCTTCATTGGCTGGCTGTGCGATCGCATCGGCCCGCGTCTGTGCTACACCGGTTTGTTGATCGTCGGATCGCTGCCGGTCTTCGGCATTGCCCTGGCGAACGACTTCGAATCGTTTCTGTTCTTCCGTGTGTTGATCGGCGTGATTGGAGCCAGCTTTGTTATCACGCAGTACCACACTTCGGCCATGTTCGCCGACAACTGCGTCGGCACCGCCAATGCCACGACTGCCGGCTGGGGCAATCTCGGCGGCGGCGTGACGCAGTTCGCCATGCCGATGATCCTTGCCACGTTCGTCGGCGTGCTGGGCCTGTCGAATGCCGCGGGCTGGCGTTTGTCGATGGTCGTGGCCGGCGCGCTGTGCATGGCGATGGGCGTCGCCTACTTTTACCTCACGCAAGATACGCCCGCCGGCAACTTGCGCGATCTGCGAGCAAACGGCCAGCTACCCGAGTCGAAGAAGTCGGCCGGTTCGTTCGCCGCAGCCTGCCGCGATCCGCGCGTGTGGATCCTGGCCGCCCTCTACGGCGCTTGTTTCGGGCTCGAGCTGACGGTGAAGAACGTCGCCGCGCTCTACTTCGTCGACTCCTTCGAGACCCTCCGCCGGCTCGATCCCCTCGACGCCGCACGCTATGCCGGATTGATCGTCGGTCTCTACGGTTCGATGAACTTCTTTGCCCGCACGCTGGGTGGGTGGATCGGCGATCGCTCCGGCAATCGTTGGGGCTGGGATGGCCGCGTCCGCTGGCTCTTTGTCGCGATTTTCTGCGAAGGAGTGATACTCATCCTCTTCTCGCAGACCCGCTCGCTCGCGGCGGCGATTCCGGCGCTGGTGGTTTTCGCCCTCTTCGTGCAGATGTCGTGCGGAGCGACGTTTTCCATCGTCCCCTTCGTCCTGCCGCGTGCGGTCGGTTCCGTCTCGGGCATCGTCGGCGCAGGGGGTAATCTGGCCGCCGTTGGCGCAGGGTTTCTTTTCAAGAGCGAAAACCTCGACTGGTCGACCGCGTTTCTCCTGCTCGGGGCCGCCGTCACGCTCTGCTCCTTTCTCAGCTTTAGACTCAACCTGGGTTGGAACTCGGCCCTTGCCGAGTCGTCCCCCCTCGCTCGCGAACCGCGGCTCCGCCTGGGCGAACCATCTATTCCCGCCCTGCAAGACACCTGA
- a CDS encoding DUF1559 domain-containing protein — protein sequence MRPRSRSRLGFTLIELLVVMLIIAILVGLLIPAVNAARESARATQSRNNLKQIALAMNSFNSAKTYYPPTWLAGEPPALGTGYPNIDGWSVHILLLPYLEQKMIHEEIDFTKNYNYYVQANATAGTTPPLFTLADGTTAVLSTLRVPTYVSPAEPRDEIREDKHYPVNYAMNMGTWFVYDPVTRKGGNGSGYPNSKLTDGDFGDGLSTTLAFAEVKAWQPYFRDSNETAVDLGASDAAFPENATVPDDAVDLGALMGTPGEYKETGHTEWFNGHVHHAGFTTVFRPNQKVMCANRVSASSATVNATATGDTDIDWTNWQEGKNRNIATASTTPTYAAITARSYFSNAVNVAMMDGSVRTIEDKIHLGVWRAISTRNGREKLPNSFNQAN from the coding sequence ATGAGACCGAGGAGCAGGAGCCGCTTGGGGTTCACGCTCATCGAGTTGCTCGTCGTCATGTTGATCATTGCGATCCTGGTCGGGCTGTTGATTCCCGCGGTCAACGCGGCGCGCGAAAGTGCCCGCGCCACCCAATCGCGGAACAACCTCAAGCAGATCGCCTTGGCGATGAACTCGTTCAATTCCGCCAAGACGTACTACCCGCCCACCTGGTTGGCCGGAGAACCGCCGGCGCTGGGCACCGGCTACCCGAACATCGATGGCTGGTCCGTTCACATCCTGCTGTTGCCCTATCTTGAACAGAAGATGATCCACGAGGAGATCGACTTCACGAAGAACTACAACTACTACGTGCAGGCGAACGCGACGGCCGGCACCACCCCGCCGCTGTTCACGCTGGCCGACGGTACGACCGCCGTACTCAGCACGCTGCGCGTGCCGACGTATGTCTCGCCGGCGGAACCGCGGGATGAGATTCGCGAGGACAAGCACTACCCCGTGAATTATGCCATGAACATGGGCACGTGGTTCGTCTACGATCCCGTGACGCGCAAGGGAGGTAACGGTTCGGGCTACCCGAACAGCAAGCTGACCGACGGCGACTTCGGCGATGGCCTGAGCACGACGCTGGCCTTTGCCGAGGTGAAAGCGTGGCAGCCGTACTTCCGCGACTCGAACGAAACGGCGGTCGATCTGGGTGCGTCCGATGCGGCCTTCCCCGAGAACGCGACCGTTCCAGATGACGCAGTCGACCTGGGCGCGCTGATGGGGACGCCCGGCGAGTACAAGGAGACGGGGCACACCGAGTGGTTCAACGGTCACGTACACCATGCCGGCTTCACGACGGTCTTCCGTCCGAACCAGAAGGTCATGTGCGCCAATCGCGTCAGCGCCAGCTCGGCGACGGTGAATGCCACGGCGACCGGCGATACCGACATCGATTGGACGAACTGGCAGGAAGGCAAGAACCGCAATATTGCCACCGCGTCGACGACGCCCACCTACGCGGCGATCACCGCGCGGAGCTATTTCTCGAACGCCGTGAACGTGGCGATGATGGATGGCTCGGTCCGCACAATCGAGGACAAGATCCACCTCGGCGTGTGGCGTGCCATCTCGACGCGCAACGGTCGCGAAAAGCTGCCGAACAGTTTTAATCAAGCGAACTAG
- a CDS encoding type IV pili methyl-accepting chemotaxis transducer N-terminal domain-containing protein has translation MPPKSYARPRAESAYLLVQSWSRRYWMALVAVAFLIVLHQAVVQPMLLGLSIYPPKINLAGRQRMLSQKISKEALALASLPPGDTHAQRRTELLDDLQNWKAVHYQLTAAEVDFGHREQNAIAAALHDLDAPLEDVVATATVLALREAGQVTEPLDLQYLLDREAAFLGGMEQVVAQLEQAAERELVWLRGMGLSIMAAVVVMLASVYFVVLTPATRLIRAQVQQLATSEVEQRQLSQRLARARDELEDRVAVRTRELSAANAALANEMAERKALEQRTLELGTQLAHAARITALGQLATGLAHEINQPLASIATFADTVEVLLESPSSDRGALEGPLAQIKQAALRAGAIVRRMRNFVRRGEPSLTRVDLNVLVRDVCELCSPQLAQAAVELSLRTSATPLEVEVDAIEIQQVVVNLIQNALQALAVLPRGDRRIWLTTSLVEQEGEIEIVDNGPGFSESALERSLAPYFTTKQDGLGMGLAISRTLLERYQGGLQIENRSAGGARVVLNLPLATSHEIEPGAATHTVCR, from the coding sequence ATGCCCCCCAAGTCTTACGCACGCCCGCGAGCGGAATCTGCATACCTGCTGGTACAGAGTTGGTCGCGTCGCTACTGGATGGCCCTGGTGGCGGTGGCGTTCTTGATTGTGCTCCATCAGGCCGTAGTGCAACCGATGCTGCTCGGTCTGAGCATCTATCCCCCCAAGATCAATCTGGCGGGCCGACAGCGCATGCTCTCGCAGAAGATCTCCAAGGAGGCACTCGCCTTGGCGAGCCTTCCGCCCGGCGACACGCATGCCCAACGACGGACCGAGCTGCTCGACGACCTGCAGAACTGGAAAGCGGTCCACTATCAATTGACCGCGGCCGAGGTCGACTTCGGCCACCGAGAGCAGAACGCCATCGCGGCGGCCTTGCACGATCTTGATGCTCCGCTCGAGGACGTCGTGGCCACGGCGACCGTGCTGGCCCTGCGCGAAGCGGGGCAGGTGACCGAACCGCTCGACTTGCAGTATCTGCTCGATCGCGAGGCCGCGTTTCTGGGCGGCATGGAGCAAGTCGTGGCACAGTTGGAGCAGGCCGCAGAACGCGAGTTGGTCTGGCTGCGCGGCATGGGGCTGTCCATCATGGCCGCGGTCGTCGTGATGCTGGCAAGCGTGTATTTTGTGGTCCTGACTCCCGCCACGCGTTTGATTCGCGCACAAGTACAGCAACTGGCCACGAGCGAAGTAGAACAGCGACAGCTTTCGCAGCGACTCGCGCGGGCTCGCGACGAACTGGAAGATCGTGTTGCGGTGCGTACCCGAGAGCTGAGCGCGGCCAATGCCGCGCTAGCGAACGAGATGGCAGAACGAAAGGCATTGGAGCAGCGGACGCTCGAATTGGGCACGCAGCTTGCTCACGCCGCGCGCATTACCGCGTTGGGACAATTGGCCACGGGCCTGGCGCATGAGATCAATCAACCGTTGGCCAGCATCGCCACGTTTGCCGATACTGTCGAGGTGCTGCTGGAGTCGCCATCGAGCGATCGTGGGGCGTTGGAGGGCCCTCTAGCGCAAATCAAGCAGGCCGCCTTGCGAGCTGGCGCGATCGTGCGACGCATGCGCAACTTTGTGCGGCGCGGAGAGCCGTCGTTGACTCGTGTCGACTTGAATGTTCTCGTGCGGGACGTGTGCGAACTGTGTTCGCCGCAGCTCGCCCAGGCCGCCGTCGAACTCTCATTACGAACCAGTGCCACGCCACTCGAGGTCGAGGTCGATGCGATCGAGATCCAACAGGTCGTGGTCAATCTGATCCAGAATGCCCTCCAGGCCCTGGCCGTACTGCCGCGTGGTGATCGCCGCATCTGGTTGACGACGTCGCTCGTCGAGCAGGAGGGGGAGATCGAGATCGTGGACAATGGCCCAGGCTTTTCAGAGTCCGCCTTGGAACGCTCGTTGGCCCCTTACTTCACGACGAAGCAGGATGGACTGGGCATGGGGCTTGCCATCAGTCGCACCCTGCTCGAGCGGTACCAGGGGGGATTACAGATCGAGAACCGGTCCGCCGGGGGCGCCCGTGTCGTGTTGAATCTTCCGCTAGCCACATCGCATGAAATCGAACCTGGCGCTGCCACCCACACTGTTTGTCGTTGA
- a CDS encoding sulfatase-like hydrolase/transferase, which produces MKYRLAPLAIAHFAVAMSSLAVSVHAGSDEHKPNVLVFLCDDTGYGEFGFQGANDIPTPHIDSIAAGGVRFTQGYVSGTYCSPTRAGLMTGRYQTRFGHEFNSTARVSGLSLEETTFADRFQSLGYATCAVGKWHLGQKPEYHPLKRGFDEFFGTLTNTPFFHPTQLVDSRVSPAVEEISDDSFYTTDAYAERCVDWLEKNKDKPWFLYVPFNAQHAPLQAPQKYLDRFPEVKDDKRQLFCAMMSAMDDAVGRVLAKVRDLGQEENTLIFFLSDNGGPTGVTTSRNGPLRGFKATTWEGGVRVPFCMQWKGKVPAGQTYENPVIQLDILPTALAATGLAVDPTSPKPLDGVNLLPYLTGENKDRPHQTLYWRFTPQWAIRDGDWKLVQGRDGGPQPGLFNLADDIGEKHDLAATHPDKVKELKAKWDAWNAEQAEASVPNDAGRRRNNNAPPGRPNQQSRQRQPGSAG; this is translated from the coding sequence ATGAAATATCGCCTCGCCCCGCTCGCCATAGCACACTTTGCTGTTGCCATGTCGAGTCTTGCGGTGTCCGTACACGCTGGCAGCGACGAGCACAAACCGAACGTGCTCGTCTTCCTCTGCGACGACACCGGCTACGGCGAGTTCGGCTTCCAGGGGGCCAACGATATTCCCACCCCCCACATCGACTCCATCGCCGCCGGTGGTGTCCGCTTCACCCAGGGCTATGTCTCCGGCACCTACTGCAGCCCGACGCGCGCCGGTCTGATGACGGGCCGCTACCAGACCCGCTTTGGACACGAATTCAACAGCACCGCTCGCGTGAGTGGGCTGTCGCTCGAGGAAACCACGTTTGCCGATCGTTTCCAATCGCTGGGCTATGCCACGTGCGCCGTCGGCAAGTGGCATCTGGGCCAAAAGCCCGAGTACCATCCCTTGAAGCGTGGCTTCGACGAGTTTTTCGGCACGTTGACGAACACTCCCTTCTTCCATCCGACGCAGCTCGTCGACTCGCGCGTCTCGCCAGCCGTCGAGGAGATTTCCGATGATAGCTTCTACACCACCGACGCCTACGCCGAGCGTTGCGTCGATTGGCTCGAGAAGAACAAGGATAAGCCCTGGTTCCTCTACGTTCCCTTCAACGCGCAGCACGCGCCGCTGCAGGCTCCGCAAAAGTATCTCGATCGCTTCCCCGAGGTGAAGGACGACAAGCGGCAACTCTTCTGTGCCATGATGTCCGCGATGGACGACGCCGTCGGTCGCGTGCTCGCGAAAGTTCGGGATCTCGGGCAAGAAGAGAATACTTTGATCTTCTTCCTCTCCGACAATGGCGGCCCGACCGGGGTCACCACGTCGCGCAATGGTCCGTTGCGAGGTTTCAAGGCCACCACATGGGAAGGAGGCGTCCGCGTTCCGTTCTGTATGCAGTGGAAAGGGAAAGTGCCCGCCGGCCAAACCTATGAGAACCCCGTGATCCAACTCGATATCTTGCCCACCGCCTTGGCCGCGACTGGTTTGGCGGTCGATCCGACTTCTCCGAAACCACTCGACGGCGTGAACCTGCTCCCCTACCTCACCGGCGAGAACAAAGATCGCCCCCATCAAACGCTTTACTGGCGCTTCACGCCGCAATGGGCCATCCGCGACGGCGATTGGAAGCTGGTGCAAGGCCGCGACGGCGGCCCGCAGCCGGGGCTCTTCAACCTGGCCGACGACATCGGCGAAAAGCACGATCTCGCCGCCACCCATCCCGACAAGGTTAAAGAACTAAAAGCAAAGTGGGACGCCTGGAACGCGGAGCAGGCCGAGGCCTCTGTCCCGAACGACGCCGGTCGCCGCCGGAACAACAATGCCCCGCCCGGCCGCCCGAATCAGCAAAGTCGTCAGCGGCAACCAGGCTCCGCCGGATAA
- a CDS encoding response regulator transcription factor, with protein MRESLVALACAMNYAARGFESARAFYDVYQPEMPGCLLLDIQMPGQTGLELYEQLIREGKRIPVIFITAHADVSMAVAAMKTGAIEFLEKPFERHALRQLLEAAFARDAEWRRREAEYRQLDERIARLTERDRETLELLLAGIPNKAMAARLLISERAVEMRRAAIMRKLQVRSLAELLELAITHRILGDIAGAAQEARLR; from the coding sequence ATGCGAGAGTCGCTCGTGGCGCTGGCGTGCGCCATGAATTATGCCGCGCGCGGCTTCGAGTCGGCGAGGGCGTTCTACGACGTCTACCAGCCCGAGATGCCCGGCTGCCTGCTGCTCGACATCCAGATGCCGGGGCAGACGGGTCTCGAGCTGTACGAGCAACTGATTCGCGAAGGAAAGCGCATCCCGGTCATCTTCATCACGGCGCATGCCGACGTTTCGATGGCCGTCGCGGCGATGAAGACCGGCGCGATCGAGTTTTTGGAAAAGCCATTCGAACGTCACGCGTTGCGGCAACTTCTCGAGGCCGCCTTTGCGCGCGACGCCGAATGGCGCCGCCGCGAGGCAGAGTATCGGCAACTCGACGAGCGCATCGCGCGGCTCACCGAGCGCGACCGCGAGACGCTTGAGTTGTTGCTCGCGGGCATTCCCAACAAGGCGATGGCGGCCAGGCTCTTGATCTCCGAGCGAGCCGTGGAAATGCGCCGCGCTGCCATCATGCGCAAGCTGCAAGTCCGCTCGCTGGCGGAGTTGCTGGAGCTGGCCATCACCCACCGCATCCTGGGAGATATTGCGGGAGCTGCGCAGGAAGCGCGACTGCGCTAG
- a CDS encoding dicarboxylate/amino acid:cation symporter, which produces MTSPNAQATGWLARWNAIPLYLRILVAMILGIGTGVALGDDALIFDIPSKIILQLLGALAPPLILVAVTHVLMTTKIPGRTAGRLAFLLLLNTTVAIMIGLAVANLLQPGTWSELEKPQGLGEKPVTERSPIELLVDNVPRSILGPLGDKQNIIGVIIIAVAFGVALRGVKEKPINDVENLVEVAYHVLLTVLHWIIQLVPIGVFAVVAKVVGTQGFGPFQAMGAFVVAVLVALLLQTTWYMLRIRFFSWVQPKDVFRGMRDALLMAFSTSSSTATMPVTYACLTEKVKLREESASMGALVGANFNNDGTALYEAMAALFVAQLLGEHLSFAQQMTVVVTSIFASVGAAGIPEAGLVTMTLVFTAVGLPVEYIGLLLAVDWFLDRCRTTINVLGDVNVSCLLDGKVRGEPATTPPIT; this is translated from the coding sequence GTGACGTCACCGAATGCCCAAGCGACTGGCTGGCTGGCACGCTGGAACGCGATTCCTCTTTATCTGCGGATCCTGGTCGCCATGATCCTGGGGATCGGGACGGGAGTCGCCCTGGGAGATGACGCGCTGATCTTCGACATTCCGAGCAAGATCATCCTGCAGCTTCTCGGGGCGCTGGCGCCCCCCTTGATTCTCGTGGCGGTGACGCACGTGTTGATGACGACGAAGATTCCCGGCCGCACGGCGGGGCGGCTGGCCTTTCTGCTGCTGCTCAACACGACGGTGGCGATCATGATTGGGCTGGCGGTGGCCAACTTGCTGCAGCCGGGTACCTGGTCCGAGTTGGAAAAGCCCCAGGGGCTGGGCGAGAAGCCGGTCACCGAGCGCTCGCCGATCGAATTGCTGGTCGACAACGTGCCGCGGAGCATCCTGGGCCCCTTGGGAGATAAGCAAAACATCATCGGGGTAATCATCATCGCCGTGGCGTTCGGGGTGGCCCTGCGCGGCGTGAAGGAAAAGCCGATCAACGACGTGGAGAACCTGGTCGAGGTAGCCTATCACGTCTTGTTGACCGTGTTGCACTGGATTATCCAGCTCGTGCCGATCGGGGTCTTCGCCGTGGTGGCCAAGGTCGTCGGCACGCAGGGCTTTGGGCCCTTCCAAGCGATGGGGGCGTTCGTCGTGGCGGTGCTGGTGGCGCTGCTGCTGCAAACCACCTGGTACATGCTGCGCATTCGGTTCTTTTCTTGGGTCCAGCCGAAAGATGTCTTTCGCGGCATGCGCGATGCGCTACTCATGGCCTTCTCGACCAGCAGTTCCACGGCCACGATGCCCGTGACGTATGCCTGTCTGACAGAGAAGGTAAAGCTGCGCGAGGAATCGGCCAGCATGGGGGCCCTGGTGGGGGCAAACTTCAACAACGACGGCACCGCCCTCTATGAAGCGATGGCGGCCCTGTTCGTGGCGCAGTTGCTGGGTGAGCATCTTTCGTTTGCCCAGCAGATGACCGTGGTCGTCACGTCGATTTTTGCGTCGGTCGGCGCGGCGGGCATTCCCGAGGCGGGTTTGGTAACGATGACGCTCGTCTTCACCGCGGTGGGTTTGCCTGTGGAGTATATTGGCCTGCTACTGGCGGTCGACTGGTTCTTGGATCGCTGCCGCACGACCATCAACGTGCTGGGAGACGTGAATGTGAGCTGCCTGCTCGATGGAAAAGTTCGAGGCGAACCCGCAACTACTCCTCCCATTACTTGA